The proteins below are encoded in one region of Bremerella sp. P1:
- a CDS encoding sulfatase has protein sequence MNVLLLVADDMNSWPLGDPDRYAGKVVVPNINRLAESGVNFTRAYTAAPVCSPSRTALLSGVAPWNSGHYHNLPGASSSKPLNDALSVAGMFKKAGYTTASYGKITHGWDQREQWDERLGHKRDPAPPGAPLTTVGRGEQDWGPIHLIESEMNDSQNADAAIARLQKQHIEPFFIAFGTFSPHMPWYVPQKYFDMFPLEEITIPKLIENDLDDVPALGRALTDGKSKFVDAVIDQGLHKDAVQAYLATIAYADAQIGRVLTALDESPHKDNTIVVFLTDHGFHLGEKHHWQKATLWEEATHSLLMIRVPGVTPFGKRCDRFVSLQDVYPTLAQLCGIEPPAYLDGRSLVPLLKAPDSEWPSTAITCLTSKGKPSDGFITIRSEEGRYIRYATDQEEFYDTSQDAHEWTNQIDNPTHAATIEELRGRVPRLTEMAVPLPQVGKIAE, from the coding sequence ATGAATGTGTTGCTGCTAGTCGCTGATGACATGAACAGTTGGCCCTTAGGCGATCCCGATCGATACGCGGGCAAGGTCGTGGTGCCGAACATCAATAGGCTTGCCGAGAGTGGCGTTAACTTTACCCGAGCTTACACTGCCGCTCCAGTTTGCTCGCCATCTCGAACGGCACTGCTTTCCGGGGTGGCACCTTGGAACTCGGGGCACTATCACAATCTGCCTGGGGCGAGTAGTAGTAAGCCGCTCAATGATGCCCTTTCCGTTGCTGGCATGTTCAAGAAGGCAGGCTACACGACCGCTTCTTATGGAAAGATAACTCACGGCTGGGATCAACGAGAACAATGGGACGAACGTCTTGGACATAAGCGAGATCCGGCACCACCGGGCGCGCCTCTCACCACCGTAGGGAGAGGAGAACAGGACTGGGGTCCGATTCACCTCATAGAATCTGAGATGAACGATAGCCAGAACGCGGACGCTGCGATTGCCCGGTTGCAAAAGCAACACATCGAACCGTTTTTCATCGCGTTTGGAACCTTCAGTCCGCACATGCCGTGGTACGTACCTCAAAAGTACTTTGACATGTTTCCGCTCGAAGAGATCACCATCCCCAAATTGATCGAGAATGACCTGGATGACGTTCCGGCTCTGGGCCGTGCATTAACGGATGGGAAAAGCAAGTTTGTCGATGCCGTGATCGACCAGGGTCTCCACAAGGACGCTGTCCAGGCCTATCTGGCGACAATTGCCTATGCCGATGCTCAAATTGGGCGCGTACTCACTGCGTTGGATGAAAGTCCACACAAAGACAATACGATTGTCGTATTCCTGACCGATCACGGCTTTCATCTTGGTGAGAAACATCATTGGCAAAAAGCGACACTTTGGGAAGAAGCGACCCACTCCCTGTTGATGATCCGTGTGCCAGGTGTCACTCCGTTCGGCAAGCGATGTGATCGATTTGTATCGTTACAGGACGTTTACCCTACCTTGGCCCAGTTGTGCGGAATCGAGCCGCCAGCCTATTTGGACGGTCGTTCGTTGGTTCCCTTGTTAAAGGCGCCCGACAGTGAATGGCCAAGCACGGCAATCACTTGTTTGACTAGCAAGGGAAAGCCGAGCGATGGCTTCATTACGATTCGCTCGGAAGAAGGACGCTATATCCGTTACGCAACCGATCAAGAGGAATTTTACGATACCTCACAGGACGCACATGAGTGGACCAATCAAATCGACAACCCCACTCACGCGGCGACGATTGAGGAGCTTAGGGGCAGAGTTCCACGTCTCACGGAAATGGCTGTTCCCCTTCCCCAGGTAGGAAAGATCGCAGAATAG
- a CDS encoding sulfatase-like hydrolase/transferase — translation MASLLGCCLLGNMAQGQTADKPNVVYILADDVGWGDLSMHGGRVPTPSIDRLAKQGVELTQFMGWCVCSPTRAMLLTGRHPIRVGTAPEVGGELDPAETTIAEGFQANGYRTGIFGKWHNGSDPDTPEFRTEFAEAFSNMPNKQLKAGHGVNSHGFDEAWVYYGGGADYFNRKTVKGRGPISWWHNLEFRPNDEGYTDDLVTRHAIEFIRENKDRPFFCYIPFHIAHAPLQAKGNDLAEIDPDLASELPAASERATSEDKYIHAAMLHSMDKNVAAIVAELDSLDLSNNTILIFTSDNGAMEAGSSLPLRGHKHTIYDGGVRLPTIVYWPKGGLAGGGQWNGLCGSLDMFPTLMAMTGSAMPETRPLDGRNIWPALKDRQSSPVDSYYWVWRNEDAIRTQRWKLHRFLERFELYDMDADATESNNVAEMHPDIVNSLTKEMDRWTESLGLALSHRPAPDTLHASAAPEGDVLAVTVTVAEEAKPKDRLSISLANWNGTQYATDRIEYDIAFSFEQPRRRPYYSTLEGNNSKPFGPLFKPDLYVDQFGRDQSTGPGLFDSTATWEHRIVGLSSTAPGPLGKHGVVFAGGTPGTFTVYLDNLRVRHADGSTTTLWSSRKDTRLGKVIENNLFHDIQIRTVDVMEVGK, via the coding sequence ATGGCTTCTCTGCTTGGGTGCTGCCTTCTTGGCAACATGGCGCAGGGACAAACGGCGGACAAGCCCAATGTCGTCTATATCCTGGCAGATGACGTCGGCTGGGGCGACCTTAGCATGCATGGAGGCCGAGTTCCGACACCCAGTATTGACCGCCTTGCCAAGCAGGGCGTCGAACTGACGCAGTTCATGGGGTGGTGCGTCTGCTCTCCAACCCGTGCGATGTTGCTGACTGGTCGGCATCCGATTCGTGTCGGCACAGCGCCGGAGGTCGGAGGAGAACTTGATCCGGCGGAAACGACGATTGCGGAAGGATTCCAGGCCAATGGTTATCGCACAGGCATCTTCGGGAAGTGGCATAACGGAAGCGATCCTGATACGCCTGAATTCCGCACCGAGTTCGCCGAAGCGTTCTCGAACATGCCCAACAAACAATTGAAAGCAGGACATGGGGTCAATTCACACGGATTTGACGAGGCCTGGGTCTACTACGGTGGCGGAGCGGACTACTTCAATCGAAAAACGGTGAAAGGACGCGGCCCGATCAGTTGGTGGCACAACTTAGAGTTTCGACCGAACGACGAAGGCTACACGGATGATCTGGTTACCCGTCATGCAATCGAATTCATTCGCGAAAACAAAGACAGGCCTTTTTTCTGTTACATCCCATTTCATATCGCCCACGCGCCGCTACAAGCTAAAGGAAATGACCTCGCGGAGATTGACCCTGACCTCGCTAGTGAGCTGCCTGCTGCCAGCGAGCGGGCAACCAGCGAAGACAAGTACATTCACGCGGCAATGCTGCACTCGATGGACAAGAATGTTGCTGCCATTGTCGCCGAGCTCGACTCACTTGACCTGAGCAATAACACTATCCTGATTTTCACCAGTGACAATGGCGCAATGGAAGCAGGCAGCAGCCTGCCCCTGCGTGGTCACAAGCATACGATCTACGATGGCGGCGTCCGCCTACCTACAATTGTCTATTGGCCCAAAGGTGGACTAGCTGGCGGTGGGCAATGGAATGGCCTGTGCGGCTCGCTCGACATGTTTCCGACACTGATGGCCATGACTGGTTCGGCGATGCCAGAAACTCGCCCCCTGGACGGACGGAACATTTGGCCAGCTCTAAAAGATCGCCAATCGAGTCCGGTCGATAGCTATTACTGGGTTTGGCGCAATGAAGACGCGATACGCACCCAGCGGTGGAAACTGCACCGATTCCTGGAACGGTTCGAGCTCTATGATATGGACGCCGATGCAACAGAGTCGAATAACGTCGCCGAAATGCATCCCGATATCGTGAATTCACTGACGAAAGAAATGGATCGCTGGACCGAATCCCTGGGTCTTGCCCTAAGCCATCGCCCTGCCCCGGATACTCTTCACGCTTCGGCAGCGCCAGAGGGAGACGTACTGGCCGTAACGGTTACCGTTGCGGAGGAGGCCAAGCCAAAGGATCGCCTGTCAATATCTCTGGCCAACTGGAATGGAACGCAGTACGCAACCGACAGGATTGAGTATGACATCGCTTTCTCGTTCGAACAGCCCAGACGACGCCCCTATTACTCCACGCTCGAAGGGAACAACTCCAAGCCATTTGGACCGCTGTTCAAGCCTGATCTCTATGTCGATCAGTTTGGACGTGATCAGAGTACCGGTCCCGGCCTCTTCGATAGCACAGCCACTTGGGAACACCGAATCGTGGGGCTTTCGAGTACGGCCCCGGGGCCCCTCGGAAAGCATGGTGTCGTTTTTGCCGGAGGTACGCCAGGCACCTTTACCGTCTACCTCGATAATCTTCGAGTCCGCCACGCCGACGGCAGCACGACAACTCTTTGGTCCAGCAGAAAGGATACTCGCTTGGGAAAAGTGATTGAAAACAACCTATTCCACGACATCCAGATTCGCACGGTCGACGTGATGGAGGTCGGAAAATGA
- a CDS encoding sulfatase family protein, which produces MNSNRFKLAWYALFVVGTMLVVACDSEAATERPPNVVFMFADDLGYGDLGCYGHPYAKTPVLDQLAKEGTRFTQYYVTGVTCNPSRTGIMTGLFPARFPQYAADFGFGDRITITELLKSRGYKTGHFGKWHIGPDNRSGTYGIDVVDAIGKSKSKTSGRDDDVYSAAIDFIRENKDSPFYVNVWGHATHFPVNPAENLAAKFKDVHVSRDDFSSTMQHKFDECVQIGGNLDKSMQRYLADVYQIDANVGRLLSVIDELGLRDETIVVFSSDHGPAPVILGNKGAREFSINMLGYASHFRGGKHEQYEGGTRVPFIIRWPGHVPAGRINDHDVCSFIDWMPTLCSIAGVDEIPTQIDGEDISDIWQGADRSRSKPLFWKSSSIGSTPAVRHGNWKLHLNRRRGQDVELYDLSVDPSESKNVAKDHPEEVARLAKMTQAWMSELPKQYEKADAKSRSRED; this is translated from the coding sequence ATGAATTCAAATCGGTTCAAATTAGCTTGGTATGCTTTGTTCGTCGTGGGAACGATGCTTGTCGTGGCATGCGATTCGGAAGCAGCTACAGAACGTCCACCCAACGTCGTTTTCATGTTCGCCGATGATCTTGGGTATGGCGACCTTGGCTGCTACGGGCATCCCTACGCGAAGACGCCCGTACTCGACCAGTTAGCCAAAGAAGGAACACGATTCACACAGTACTACGTAACCGGCGTCACATGTAACCCAAGCCGGACCGGCATCATGACGGGCCTGTTTCCTGCACGTTTTCCTCAATATGCGGCGGACTTTGGTTTTGGCGATCGCATCACGATCACTGAGCTTCTGAAGAGCCGAGGCTACAAGACAGGCCACTTCGGCAAGTGGCATATCGGACCAGATAACCGCAGTGGAACCTACGGAATCGACGTGGTCGACGCCATTGGAAAAAGCAAGAGCAAGACATCCGGTCGAGATGACGACGTCTACAGCGCGGCCATTGACTTCATTCGTGAAAATAAGGACAGCCCGTTCTACGTGAACGTCTGGGGACATGCTACCCATTTTCCCGTCAATCCCGCAGAGAACCTCGCCGCAAAGTTTAAGGACGTACACGTAAGTCGCGATGATTTCTCATCAACGATGCAACACAAGTTCGATGAATGTGTACAGATCGGCGGCAACCTCGATAAGTCAATGCAGCGATACCTGGCGGATGTGTATCAGATCGACGCCAACGTTGGCCGGTTACTATCAGTCATTGACGAACTGGGACTACGGGACGAAACGATTGTTGTCTTCTCCAGTGACCACGGTCCCGCTCCTGTTATCCTAGGAAACAAGGGAGCCCGCGAATTCTCAATCAATATGCTCGGGTACGCTAGCCACTTCCGAGGAGGCAAGCACGAGCAGTACGAAGGAGGAACGCGAGTGCCGTTCATCATCCGTTGGCCAGGCCATGTCCCGGCTGGTCGTATCAACGACCATGACGTCTGCTCTTTTATCGATTGGATGCCCACCCTTTGCTCGATCGCAGGGGTCGATGAAATTCCAACGCAGATCGACGGAGAAGATATCTCCGACATTTGGCAGGGGGCCGACCGCTCTCGCTCGAAGCCACTGTTTTGGAAATCCAGCTCCATTGGAAGTACGCCGGCCGTACGGCATGGCAATTGGAAACTGCATCTTAATCGCCGTCGTGGACAAGACGTCGAGCTCTACGATCTTTCCGTCGACCCGAGCGAAAGTAAAAACGTCGCCAAAGATCACCCCGAGGAGGTCGCTCGCTTGGCAAAGATGACCCAAGCTTGGATGTCAGAGCTTCCCAAGCAATACGAGAAGGCGGACGCGAAGTCCCGCTCCAGGGAAGACTAA